In the Anaerosporomusa subterranea genome, one interval contains:
- the spo0A gene encoding sporulation transcription factor Spo0A has product MTREKIKVAIADDNREFAEIMQEFLQQQPDIDLVGVAYNGEEILTVIHDKKPDVLVLDIIMPHLDGIGVLERLSGSGEKRPKIIVLTALGQESVTQRVVELGADYYILKPFNMDVLINRVRQLAGVITSQRPAVAQAIKARPVDVEVTSIIREIGIPAHIKGYQYLRDAIMMIVNEIELLGAVTKVLYPMIADKYSTTPSRVERAIRHAIEVAWSRGNMDMINRIFGYTVKLEKGKPTNSEFMAMIADKLRMEMRA; this is encoded by the coding sequence ATGACACGAGAGAAAATTAAAGTGGCAATTGCGGATGATAACCGGGAATTTGCAGAGATCATGCAAGAGTTTCTCCAACAACAGCCTGATATTGATTTAGTCGGCGTTGCGTATAACGGAGAAGAAATTCTTACAGTGATACATGACAAAAAGCCCGATGTCTTGGTTCTTGATATTATCATGCCGCATTTGGATGGAATCGGTGTGCTGGAACGGCTAAGCGGGTCTGGCGAAAAACGTCCTAAGATTATCGTTTTGACTGCTCTTGGCCAAGAAAGTGTTACCCAGCGGGTAGTGGAACTAGGCGCCGATTATTACATCTTAAAACCCTTCAATATGGATGTGTTAATCAACCGAGTTCGTCAGTTGGCCGGTGTCATTACCTCCCAACGTCCCGCCGTAGCGCAAGCAATCAAAGCCCGCCCAGTCGATGTCGAAGTAACCAGCATTATCCGCGAGATCGGTATTCCAGCTCATATCAAAGGCTACCAATACCTGCGTGATGCCATTATGATGATTGTCAACGAGATTGAGCTCCTCGGCGCGGTAACAAAAGTGCTTTATCCGATGATTGCCGATAAATATTCCACCACTCCCAGCCGAGTCGAGCGTGCCATCCGGCATGCGATTGAAGTCGCCTGGAGCCGGGGTAACATGGATATGATCAACCGTATTTTTGGTTATACGGTCAAACTTGAGAAAGGGAAACCGACAAACTCAGAGTTTATGGCAATGATTGCCGATAAGCTGCGGATGGAAATGCGAGCATAG
- the spoIVB gene encoding SpoIVB peptidase: MDRLNKRSVLGIISIMLLVSFCMSPQFQNIYSIPPTLRMIEGEPAVFTVSFPLTIAVPQEFEQVVKLNPDMTPYSLSRPVAVEPFRRGKTNVEIKLLGLIPLRTVEVDVLPPIKLYPGGHSIGVVLRSQGVIIVGHSPVKNQRGDLILPAKDAGVMVGDVILSMNGTPIKSDYQVAEIIDSSGKQHSQVDVMIKRQEKRLHFSLKPIHDSETQRYRIGLYVRDSAAGVGTLTFFDDKTQTYGALGHVITDNDTNQPIDCDEGKIVMATVSGIHHGKRGQPGEKIGVFIEEDQIIGDIQKNTNFGIYGKLTNHINHQLYPEALPVASMSQVQPGPAQMLTVIDGETIEPFGIEIQKINLQDSPEGKGLVIQVTDQRLLEKTGGIVQGMSGSPIIQNGKIVGSVTHVFVHDPSKGYGCFMDWMLMESGLIPKKPQQTAKRLFSFAYKHNIA, from the coding sequence ATGGATAGGCTGAATAAGCGTTCCGTTCTTGGCATAATCTCAATTATGCTGCTTGTTTCGTTTTGTATGTCCCCACAGTTTCAAAACATCTACAGTATTCCGCCGACTTTACGAATGATTGAAGGTGAACCAGCAGTATTTACTGTCAGCTTTCCCCTTACCATCGCCGTTCCTCAAGAATTCGAGCAAGTCGTAAAACTCAACCCCGACATGACCCCGTATTCGTTATCGCGGCCGGTTGCCGTCGAACCATTTCGACGGGGAAAGACCAACGTGGAGATTAAACTTCTAGGATTAATTCCGCTGCGTACCGTGGAAGTCGATGTCCTGCCGCCAATTAAGCTCTATCCTGGCGGTCATTCAATCGGAGTTGTGCTACGTTCACAGGGTGTGATTATCGTTGGTCACTCTCCAGTGAAAAACCAGCGCGGAGACTTAATTTTACCAGCAAAAGATGCGGGAGTCATGGTTGGTGACGTCATACTTAGTATGAACGGCACGCCGATCAAAAGTGATTATCAAGTGGCTGAGATTATCGATTCCAGTGGCAAACAACACAGTCAGGTTGATGTGATGATCAAGCGCCAAGAGAAAAGACTTCACTTTAGTTTAAAACCGATTCATGATTCAGAAACCCAGCGCTATCGGATTGGGTTATATGTCCGTGATAGTGCTGCCGGCGTTGGTACCTTAACCTTTTTTGATGATAAAACCCAAACATATGGAGCCCTAGGGCATGTAATCACTGACAATGACACTAATCAGCCAATTGATTGTGATGAAGGGAAAATCGTCATGGCTACTGTCTCTGGGATTCATCACGGCAAACGCGGACAACCTGGTGAAAAGATCGGCGTGTTCATTGAAGAAGACCAAATCATTGGCGATATCCAAAAAAATACGAACTTCGGTATTTACGGGAAATTGACCAATCATATTAACCACCAACTGTATCCGGAAGCTTTGCCAGTTGCTTCAATGAGTCAAGTTCAACCCGGACCTGCGCAAATGCTGACAGTAATTGACGGAGAAACAATAGAACCATTTGGCATCGAGATTCAAAAAATTAATTTGCAAGATTCTCCTGAAGGCAAAGGATTAGTAATACAAGTTACCGATCAGCGGCTGTTAGAAAAAACCGGCGGTATTGTTCAAGGCATGAGTGGTAGTCCAATTATTCAAAATGGGAAGATTGTCGGTTCGGTTACCCATGTCTTTGTGCACGATCCAAGCAAAGGCTATGGCTGTTTCATGGATTGGATGCTGATGGAAAGCGGCCTAATACCCAAGAAGCCGCAGCAAACAGCCAAGCGATTGTTCAGTTTTGCTTATAAGCATAATATAGCTTAA
- the recN gene encoding DNA repair protein RecN — protein MLKTLTVNNFALIDHVQIAFAPGLNILTGETGAGKSILIDALSAILGERASVDSIRRDCDYFRVEAVFDISGSQALAGLLDEQGVTCEEDTLIISRRLTRSGKNTVTVNGCQIPLVVLRQIGELLIDMHGQHENQALLRPQAHLALIDEYADKVEPILADYKSAYQQWQQIHAELADHETRSRERERRIEMLLWQTEEIEQAELRLGEDEQWQQEIRLLANVEKIVHAVSHSYILLKQGERGSAVLSALGEIRRELEAAVRYDESLRPKAEALTECLYQLDDIASDLRQYADGIDSDPGRLQKLEDRMAVIQNLKKKYGSTIAEILVYQQQAVTELEALQQTGHTVEQLAAKGQELEDKLTHLSARLDQERRQAAAELETAVTLQLRDLGMANAVFSVAISFIDKFLSTGRNEVICLFSANRGEDPKPLQKVASGGELSRIALAIKSVSAYKDSVGTVIFDEVDAGIGGKTAQMVAEKIAFVASSKQVLCITHSPAIASMADIHFLAEKVVDSDRTITLVRQLAPPDRMLELARMVAGDNTTQIAVENARQMIETAIKKKEKWTNEV, from the coding sequence ATGCTGAAAACCTTGACTGTCAACAATTTTGCATTGATTGATCATGTTCAGATAGCATTTGCTCCAGGGCTGAATATCTTAACCGGCGAAACGGGAGCAGGTAAATCGATTCTGATTGACGCTCTGAGTGCCATTCTCGGTGAACGGGCGTCTGTGGATTCGATTCGCCGCGACTGCGACTATTTTAGAGTCGAGGCTGTGTTTGATATCTCAGGCAGTCAGGCTTTGGCCGGTTTGCTTGATGAGCAGGGCGTTACCTGTGAAGAAGATACACTGATTATTAGTCGACGTTTGACTCGCAGTGGTAAGAATACCGTGACTGTTAACGGCTGTCAAATACCATTAGTCGTCTTACGCCAAATCGGAGAACTGCTGATAGATATGCATGGGCAGCATGAAAATCAGGCATTGTTGCGACCACAAGCCCATCTTGCCTTGATCGATGAGTATGCAGACAAGGTTGAGCCAATTTTAGCAGATTATAAGTCTGCTTATCAGCAATGGCAGCAAATTCACGCCGAATTAGCTGACCATGAGACCCGTTCCCGTGAGCGCGAGCGGCGCATCGAAATGTTATTATGGCAGACTGAAGAAATCGAACAGGCGGAACTTCGCCTTGGCGAAGATGAACAGTGGCAACAGGAAATCCGGCTTTTGGCCAATGTGGAAAAAATCGTTCATGCGGTTTCCCATTCCTATATTCTTTTAAAACAAGGCGAGCGCGGCAGTGCAGTGCTTTCCGCACTGGGCGAAATCAGGCGTGAACTCGAAGCCGCTGTCCGTTATGATGAATCCTTGCGTCCGAAGGCAGAAGCTTTGACTGAGTGTCTCTACCAGTTAGATGATATTGCTAGCGATCTGCGGCAATATGCTGATGGTATTGATTCTGACCCAGGCCGTTTGCAGAAGCTTGAAGACCGCATGGCTGTTATTCAAAATTTGAAAAAGAAGTACGGCTCAACCATTGCAGAAATCCTTGTCTACCAACAACAGGCTGTTACTGAATTGGAGGCTCTGCAGCAAACTGGCCATACAGTTGAACAGCTAGCAGCTAAGGGACAGGAGTTAGAGGACAAGCTGACCCATCTCAGTGCTCGTTTGGATCAAGAGCGGCGGCAGGCAGCTGCCGAGCTGGAGACAGCAGTTACACTTCAGCTCAGAGACCTCGGCATGGCGAACGCGGTCTTTAGTGTGGCCATCAGTTTCATCGACAAGTTTCTGTCAACAGGCCGTAATGAAGTGATTTGCCTATTCTCAGCCAATCGGGGTGAAGATCCCAAGCCGCTGCAGAAAGTAGCATCAGGCGGTGAATTATCCCGGATTGCTTTAGCGATTAAATCGGTCAGCGCATACAAGGATTCGGTTGGAACGGTAATCTTTGATGAAGTTGACGCCGGTATCGGCGGCAAAACCGCCCAAATGGTCGCCGAGAAAATTGCCTTTGTTGCGAGCAGCAAACAAGTGCTATGCATTACACATTCGCCGGCTATTGCCAGTATGGCTGATATTCATTTTTTAGCAGAAAAAGTGGTAGATTCGGATCGCACCATTACTTTGGTTCGACAATTAGCGCCACCAGATCGGATGCTAGAATTGGCTCGCATGGTCGCAGGTGACAATACAACACAAATTGCTGTCGAAAATGCGAGGCAGATGATAGAAACAGCAATAAAAAAGAAAGAAAAATGGACAAATGAGGTGTAA